The following are from one region of the Paenibacillus sabinae T27 genome:
- a CDS encoding AAA family ATPase translates to MAKRTKHIAIYGKGGIGKSTTTSNISAALAEAGHRVIQIGCDPKSDSTNTLRGGDYLPTVIDSLRDSANVKLQDVSAVGFKGVLCIEAGGPVPGVGCAGRGINAAVGLLQELNVFEEYEADYVLYDVLGDVVCGGFAVPIRDGITDRAYVVSSSDFMAIYAANNLFKAIGKYAPSGGARLGGIIGNSILPGYPESLITDFASRTGASVAGFVPRSPVVAQSELYGKTVIEANPGSEQADVYRKLAAYVAENENLSVPSPLNVTDLRDWARSWGDAINQEAASFSAAGR, encoded by the coding sequence ATGGCTAAAAGGACCAAGCATATTGCAATCTACGGGAAGGGCGGCATTGGAAAATCGACGACCACATCCAACATCAGTGCCGCTCTCGCGGAAGCGGGTCACCGGGTAATCCAGATCGGATGCGATCCCAAGAGCGATTCCACCAATACGCTGAGAGGCGGCGACTATCTGCCTACGGTAATCGACAGCCTGCGAGACAGCGCCAATGTGAAGCTGCAGGACGTGTCCGCGGTTGGCTTCAAGGGCGTGCTCTGCATTGAGGCGGGCGGTCCGGTTCCGGGCGTCGGCTGCGCAGGGCGCGGCATCAACGCAGCCGTGGGCCTGCTGCAGGAGCTGAATGTCTTTGAGGAATACGAGGCTGATTATGTGCTGTACGATGTCTTGGGAGACGTGGTATGCGGCGGCTTCGCCGTACCGATCCGCGATGGCATTACCGACAGAGCTTATGTCGTCAGCTCCTCGGACTTCATGGCGATCTACGCCGCCAATAATCTGTTCAAGGCGATCGGCAAATACGCTCCATCCGGAGGAGCAAGGCTCGGCGGCATTATCGGGAACAGTATTTTGCCCGGGTATCCCGAGTCGCTAATTACGGATTTCGCGAGCCGGACGGGCGCATCGGTTGCAGGCTTCGTTCCCCGTTCGCCGGTAGTCGCCCAGAGCGAGCTGTACGGCAAAACCGTGATCGAAGCGAATCCCGGCTCCGAACAAGCCGATGTTTACCGGAAGCTGGCCGCGTATGTGGCGGAGAATGAGAACTTGTCCGTTCCAAGCCCGCTGAATGTCACCGATCTTCGTGACTGGGCCAGAAGCTGGGGAGATGCCATCAATCAGGAGGCGGCTTCCTTCTCTGCCGCTGGGCGCTGA
- a CDS encoding aminoglycoside phosphotransferase family protein: MHNGYSGRLPERALEWIAGVGSRPVGVREIRLLPGSTSSALYQVRLENGAQSQDAVIRLYDNEQWLSQEPCLAAHESDALARSGLGRVPSPKLLGADLDGGACGLPAVLMTMLPGEVILKPLDMQSWLEGLAKALAEVHAVPAGDFPWTYFSYTDIDALKPPAWTGRRDGWAEAVSFVKNNRPEYEPRFIHRDYHPANVLWQGDTVSGIVDWPNACLGPAGADVGHCRLNLAQLYGVEAADAFLQAYLDYAGDTFSYHPYWDLLSLFDGLGEGPPQVYGGWAAFGITDLTSRIVTERIERYQASLIKRLGG, from the coding sequence CCGGCTTCTTCCGGGCAGCACGTCTTCCGCTTTATATCAGGTGCGGTTAGAGAACGGCGCGCAATCGCAGGATGCGGTAATTCGCTTGTACGACAATGAGCAATGGCTGAGCCAGGAGCCCTGTTTGGCCGCCCATGAATCGGATGCGCTTGCCCGGTCCGGTCTGGGCCGGGTGCCTTCACCAAAGCTGCTGGGCGCGGATCTGGACGGCGGCGCTTGCGGTCTTCCGGCCGTGCTCATGACGATGCTGCCCGGAGAAGTCATTCTGAAGCCGCTGGATATGCAGAGCTGGCTGGAGGGACTGGCGAAAGCGCTGGCGGAGGTGCATGCCGTTCCGGCCGGCGATTTTCCCTGGACGTATTTCTCATATACCGATATCGATGCTCTGAAGCCGCCCGCCTGGACCGGGCGCCGGGATGGCTGGGCCGAAGCGGTGAGCTTCGTCAAGAATAACCGGCCGGAGTATGAGCCGCGTTTTATCCACCGCGATTACCATCCGGCCAACGTGCTGTGGCAGGGAGACACCGTCAGCGGGATCGTAGACTGGCCGAACGCATGCCTGGGACCGGCGGGAGCCGATGTGGGGCACTGCCGGCTGAATTTGGCGCAGCTGTATGGCGTGGAGGCGGCGGACGCTTTTTTGCAGGCATATCTTGATTATGCGGGAGACACGTTCAGCTATCATCCTTACTGGGATCTGCTGTCCCTGTTCGACGGTCTGGGAGAAGGCCCTCCGCAGGTGTACGGGGGTTGGGCGGCGTTTGGGATAACCGATTTGACCAGCCGGATCGTGACGGAGCGGATCGAACGCTACCAGGCGAGCTTGATAAAGCGATTGGGCGGATAA
- the metK gene encoding methionine adenosyltransferase, translated as MTKYLFTSESVTEGHPDKICDQISDAVLDSILEQDPDGRVACEVAVTTGLVLIAGEISTSANVNIPAIARETIVQIGYNHSDLGFDGNSCGIISSLDEQSADIARGVDNALETREIENGGEIGAGDQGLMFGYATDETPELFPLPISLAHRLARKLTEARKSGLLPYLRPDGKTQVTVEYEDDRAVRVDTIVVSTQHAPEIGLDQIWKDIVQHVVEPTVPENLLDENTKYYINPTGRFVVGGPNGDAGLTGRKIIVDTYGGYARHGGGAFSGKDPTKVDRSAAYAARYVAKNIVAAGLARRAEIQLAYAIGVASPVSVTVNSFGTGIISDDRISEIVKDTFDLRPGAIIKALDLKRPIYRKTAAYGHFGRSDLNLPWERTDKAETLKAAAAKLTVQAVETSSAK; from the coding sequence ATGACAAAGTACCTGTTTACATCGGAGTCCGTCACGGAAGGGCATCCGGATAAAATTTGCGACCAAATATCGGACGCCGTACTGGACTCGATCTTAGAGCAGGATCCAGACGGGAGAGTGGCCTGCGAGGTGGCGGTGACTACGGGGCTCGTCCTCATTGCCGGTGAAATCTCGACCTCGGCGAATGTCAATATTCCCGCGATCGCCCGCGAAACGATCGTGCAGATCGGCTACAACCATTCCGACCTCGGCTTTGACGGCAACTCCTGCGGTATTATCAGCTCACTCGACGAACAATCGGCCGATATTGCCAGAGGCGTGGACAACGCGCTGGAAACCAGAGAGATCGAGAATGGCGGCGAGATCGGAGCGGGCGATCAGGGGCTGATGTTCGGCTATGCCACGGATGAGACGCCGGAGCTGTTCCCGCTGCCGATTTCCCTTGCCCATCGCCTGGCCAGAAAGCTGACGGAAGCGAGAAAGAGCGGATTGCTGCCTTATCTGCGGCCGGACGGCAAGACGCAGGTAACGGTTGAATATGAAGATGACCGGGCCGTCCGGGTGGATACCATTGTCGTCTCGACGCAGCATGCCCCGGAAATCGGACTGGATCAGATTTGGAAGGATATTGTTCAGCATGTGGTGGAGCCTACGGTTCCGGAAAATCTGCTGGACGAGAATACCAAATATTATATTAATCCGACGGGACGTTTCGTTGTCGGCGGGCCAAACGGCGACGCCGGACTGACCGGCAGAAAGATCATCGTCGACACTTACGGCGGCTACGCCCGGCATGGCGGGGGCGCGTTCAGCGGAAAGGACCCGACGAAGGTGGACCGGAGCGCAGCTTACGCCGCCCGTTATGTAGCCAAAAATATCGTGGCGGCCGGTCTGGCCCGCAGAGCGGAAATTCAGCTCGCCTACGCCATCGGCGTGGCCAGCCCGGTATCCGTAACGGTGAACAGCTTCGGCACCGGAATCATATCCGACGACCGGATCTCGGAAATCGTGAAGGATACGTTCGATCTGAGACCGGGTGCCATTATCAAGGCGCTTGATCTCAAACGGCCGATCTACAGAAAGACGGCGGCTTATGGACATTTTGGAAGAAGCGATCTGAATTTGCCGTGGGAGCGTACGGATAAAGCGGAGACATTGAAAGCCGCAGCCGCGAAATTGACGGTTCAGGCAGTGGAAACCTCTTCCGCGAAATAA